In the Palaeococcus pacificus DY20341 genome, one interval contains:
- a CDS encoding Gfo/Idh/MocA family protein — protein MAEVLKVGVIGCGNIFNLAHKDALKKISGVKVTACMDINESRAKDGAKEFKAEAYTNLDEFLDLDLDVVQILTPTYTHAEIAIKALKSGKHVIVEKPIALKTSEARKMIKTAEKEGLRLFVGHVRRFDKRWVQIKEVIKKRNILPMQIKKSEVQGLPFPVHYWYWDEEKSGGVAIDLGVHVTDFLRWFFESEPVQVFAIGKMIKEEAKVNSTYDHFIMMIKFEGGKVGIAEVSWAYPYPARYGVFYHHLDIIGKNGRIRYTPMDTPVVGVAKSQFEMPRFSPLLSTFPDAFERELRYFFECIKRDVESMITANDALVALEIAEKGVESAKRGKAVKFGGETL, from the coding sequence ATGGCAGAGGTTTTAAAGGTTGGGGTGATTGGGTGTGGGAATATCTTCAATTTAGCGCACAAAGATGCTTTGAAGAAGATAAGTGGAGTGAAAGTAACCGCCTGTATGGATATTAACGAAAGTAGAGCAAAGGACGGGGCTAAAGAGTTCAAAGCAGAGGCTTATACTAATTTGGACGAGTTTCTTGATTTGGACTTGGACGTTGTACAAATTCTAACCCCTACCTATACTCACGCAGAAATCGCTATCAAGGCTCTAAAAAGCGGGAAGCACGTGATAGTTGAGAAGCCCATCGCCTTGAAGACGAGCGAAGCGAGGAAGATGATAAAAACCGCTGAGAAAGAGGGCTTAAGGCTCTTCGTGGGGCACGTTAGGCGCTTTGACAAGAGGTGGGTCCAAATTAAAGAGGTAATAAAGAAGAGGAACATCCTTCCGATGCAGATCAAGAAGAGTGAAGTTCAAGGTCTTCCTTTCCCGGTCCACTATTGGTACTGGGATGAAGAGAAGAGCGGTGGAGTTGCCATTGATCTAGGCGTCCATGTTACTGATTTCCTGAGGTGGTTTTTTGAAAGCGAACCTGTGCAGGTTTTTGCAATTGGGAAAATGATAAAGGAGGAGGCAAAAGTAAACAGCACTTACGACCACTTTATCATGATGATTAAGTTTGAGGGTGGCAAGGTTGGAATAGCTGAAGTGAGCTGGGCTTATCCATATCCAGCACGCTATGGTGTGTTTTACCACCATCTTGATATAATAGGCAAGAACGGAAGAATACGCTATACTCCGATGGACACGCCGGTGGTTGGAGTTGCCAAGAGTCAGTTTGAGATGCCTCGCTTCTCTCCGCTTCTTTCCACGTTTCCAGATGCTTTTGAGAGAGAGCTCAGATACTTCTTTGAGTGCATAAAGAGGGATGTAGAATCTATGATAACAGCCAACGATGCTTTGGTAGCACTTGAAATTGCGGAGAAAGGTGTAGAATCTGCCAAAAGGGGAAAAGCGGTTAAATTTGGGGGTGAAACATTATGA
- a CDS encoding carbohydrate ABC transporter permease, with the protein MNDETKFLLKRIAFYSVVFTFVIWVVLPLIVAILYAFSSKLDYYDPSKIIPTHFTKEYVQIILFTLGAWDGIKNSVIVALITILISFALGVPAGYAIAKFVFPAKDTLKLSIVALRMFPIPVMAIPLVVLYIRLRLVDTLLGVALAHTAMALPFVVLITSSIFAGVSKEYEEAAMVFGLTRLGSFLKITLPLALPGLAAAAMFTFVMSWNEVFVASVLTLYHRTLPAQILSIMAGSSGGAAPDYYRFAAAFIMTIPAMIFIFFARKYLISMWGITLK; encoded by the coding sequence ATGAACGACGAAACAAAGTTCCTGCTGAAGAGGATAGCGTTCTACTCTGTAGTTTTTACATTTGTGATATGGGTAGTACTCCCCCTAATCGTGGCAATCCTCTACGCCTTCTCTTCAAAGCTCGACTACTATGATCCCAGCAAAATCATTCCCACACACTTCACGAAGGAATACGTTCAAATCATACTCTTCACCCTTGGGGCATGGGACGGCATAAAGAACAGCGTAATCGTAGCCCTCATTACAATACTCATAAGCTTCGCTTTAGGAGTTCCTGCAGGATATGCCATTGCTAAGTTCGTTTTCCCAGCAAAGGACACACTAAAACTCTCAATAGTTGCCCTCAGGATGTTCCCAATACCCGTGATGGCCATTCCATTGGTGGTGCTTTATATAAGGCTCCGCTTAGTGGATACATTGCTTGGAGTGGCGTTAGCACACACAGCTATGGCCCTCCCATTCGTGGTGCTCATCACATCTAGCATTTTTGCAGGTGTTTCAAAGGAGTACGAGGAAGCGGCGATGGTATTTGGGCTCACGCGCCTGGGCTCGTTTTTAAAGATAACACTTCCCTTGGCACTCCCCGGGTTAGCCGCTGCAGCAATGTTCACCTTTGTCATGTCTTGGAACGAAGTTTTCGTTGCCTCAGTGCTAACGCTCTATCACAGAACTCTGCCAGCTCAAATACTTTCGATAATGGCAGGTTCGAGCGGAGGGGCGGCACCCGACTACTATAGATTTGCGGCTGCATTCATCATGACGATCCCTGCCATGATATTCATATTCTTTGCAAGGAAGTATCTGATCAGCATGTGGGGTATAACCCTTAAGTGA
- a CDS encoding glycosyltransferase family 2 protein, producing MKVMVGIPSYNNADTIAFVVKQAAEGLKRYFDGGIIANADGGSSDNTRSVVLNTRVPEGVEVMSFTYKWPIPGKGSAMKELMELAKEKEVDAIVFVDSDLRSITPEWIHSFAKPIMHGYDFVAPYYIRHKYDGTITNNIAYPMTASLYGCNVRQPIGGDFGISAKLFDVYLDNEEVWKSDVARFGVDIFLTTTALAEGFKVVQTALGLKIHNPKDPAASLGPMFNQVVGTLFMLMKKYEEKWRSTKEISDVPILGKLEKKEPEEVKINLENLKKKAKEGFEKNKPILKKILSRETFEGVEKAIKTFDLDDVLWSHVLFDAAVAYKEGLLEKPEPLVPLYFAKTADFVEKTREMSTLEAEELIGERAEIFLKEKDYLLERWGV from the coding sequence ATGAAGGTCATGGTAGGAATACCCAGCTACAATAATGCAGACACAATAGCTTTTGTCGTTAAACAGGCTGCGGAAGGCCTCAAAAGATACTTTGATGGAGGAATCATAGCGAACGCTGATGGAGGAAGCAGCGACAACACAAGAAGCGTTGTTCTTAACACGAGAGTTCCAGAAGGCGTTGAGGTAATGAGCTTCACTTACAAGTGGCCTATACCCGGAAAGGGAAGTGCTATGAAAGAGCTAATGGAATTGGCAAAGGAGAAAGAAGTAGATGCCATCGTTTTTGTGGACAGCGATTTGAGGAGTATAACTCCAGAGTGGATTCACAGCTTTGCAAAGCCTATAATGCACGGCTATGACTTCGTTGCTCCATACTACATAAGGCACAAATACGACGGCACTATTACCAACAACATCGCTTATCCAATGACTGCTTCGCTCTACGGCTGCAACGTTAGACAGCCCATAGGTGGAGACTTTGGCATTAGTGCAAAGCTTTTTGACGTTTACTTAGATAACGAGGAGGTTTGGAAAAGCGACGTAGCGAGGTTTGGTGTTGACATTTTCCTAACGACAACAGCTTTGGCTGAAGGCTTTAAAGTTGTTCAGACAGCTCTTGGCCTAAAGATACACAACCCCAAAGACCCAGCCGCTTCCTTAGGACCAATGTTCAATCAAGTCGTGGGCACGCTGTTCATGCTCATGAAAAAATACGAAGAGAAGTGGAGAAGCACCAAAGAGATTTCCGATGTGCCTATTTTAGGGAAACTCGAAAAGAAAGAGCCAGAAGAAGTTAAAATCAACCTAGAAAACTTAAAAAAGAAGGCGAAAGAGGGCTTTGAGAAAAATAAGCCAATTTTAAAGAAAATTCTCTCTAGAGAGACATTTGAGGGCGTTGAAAAAGCCATAAAAACCTTTGACTTGGATGATGTGCTTTGGAGCCATGTTCTCTTTGATGCTGCGGTTGCATACAAGGAAGGACTATTAGAAAAGCCCGAACCGTTAGTTCCTCTATACTTCGCTAAGACCGCGGACTTTGTGGAAAAGACAAGAGAAATGAGCACATTAGAGGCTGAAGAACTCATAGGGGAGAGGGCTGAAATATTTTTGAAGGAAAAAGATTACCTTTTGGAAAGATGGGGAGTCTAA
- a CDS encoding ABC transporter ATP-binding protein, protein MVEVRLENLKKYFDNGKVKAVDGINLTIKDGEFLVLLGPSGCGKTTTLRMISGLDTPTEGKIWFGDRDVTYLAPKDRNISMVFQSYAVWPHMKVYDNIAFPLKIKKYSEAEIKERVKWAAELLQIGELLDRYPAQLSGGQRQRVAVARAIVVEPEVLLMDEPLSNLDAKLRVAMRAEIKKLQEKLKVTTVYVTHDQVEAMTMGDRIAVMKDGKVLQIGPPTEVYLKPRSVFVATFIGAPEMNLLEVSIKENERGIILEGEGFEITLPEDLGELVRDHVDKTVLMGIRPEHMTVEGVSTLEHVKRMSMMDSIVDFIEALGTDTIVHAKIGGKIIKVKLPGHIPVPVGQKIKIVIDLDNIHIFDKNTKKALI, encoded by the coding sequence ATGGTGGAGGTAAGGCTTGAAAATCTGAAGAAGTATTTCGATAATGGTAAAGTAAAGGCTGTTGATGGTATAAATCTGACAATAAAAGATGGAGAATTCTTAGTTTTGCTTGGACCGAGCGGCTGTGGAAAGACGACAACGCTTAGAATGATATCTGGTTTAGACACCCCCACAGAAGGTAAAATCTGGTTTGGAGATAGAGATGTCACCTATTTGGCGCCCAAGGATAGGAACATCTCCATGGTTTTCCAGAGCTATGCAGTATGGCCCCACATGAAAGTTTACGATAACATTGCATTTCCCCTGAAGATTAAGAAGTACTCAGAAGCGGAAATTAAAGAGAGAGTAAAATGGGCGGCCGAGCTCTTGCAGATAGGGGAGCTTTTAGATAGATATCCTGCTCAGCTGAGCGGTGGTCAGAGGCAGAGGGTAGCTGTTGCTAGGGCCATCGTTGTAGAGCCCGAAGTCCTCCTAATGGATGAGCCTCTATCGAATTTGGATGCAAAGCTGAGAGTGGCGATGAGGGCAGAGATAAAGAAGCTCCAGGAGAAGCTTAAAGTGACCACGGTTTACGTCACCCACGACCAGGTGGAAGCAATGACAATGGGCGATAGAATAGCGGTTATGAAGGATGGAAAGGTGCTTCAAATAGGGCCGCCAACTGAAGTTTACTTAAAGCCGCGCTCAGTCTTTGTTGCAACGTTTATTGGAGCGCCTGAGATGAACCTTTTAGAAGTGAGCATTAAGGAGAACGAGCGCGGCATAATTCTTGAGGGAGAAGGCTTTGAAATAACCCTTCCCGAAGATCTTGGAGAGCTAGTGAGGGATCATGTTGACAAGACTGTCCTTATGGGCATTAGGCCTGAGCACATGACCGTGGAAGGTGTTTCAACACTCGAACACGTTAAGAGGATGTCTATGATGGACAGCATTGTGGACTTTATAGAGGCTCTTGGAACTGACACCATAGTGCACGCCAAAATTGGCGGCAAGATAATAAAGGTCAAGCTACCGGGTCACATACCAGTACCCGTAGGACAAAAGATTAAAATAGTTATAGACCTCGATAACATACACATCTTTGATAAAAACACTAAGAAAGCGTTGATTTGA
- a CDS encoding ABC transporter substrate-binding protein: MAFAIVASGCIGGQKEEAKVLWLSTQLNPPEERVFVQDELLSKFTDETGIEVEFVPISYSDLSMRLESEVQTGKVTIDLIGELHGGLDYFNSKGWLMDLSDKKLEGRTFISTFEKYSTIGGKKVYIPWMSATYVMVVNKKAFDYLPDGLTKDDVMKGTDKWTYDAFLEWAKKLKEETGSPQVGFPAGPKGLFVRFLHGYIYPAYTGYQAKAFDSSDAAPMWNYLKELWPYVHPSSTTWDAMSDPLLKGEVLIAWDHTARIKTAIVEKPDDFVVVPVPRGPKGRGFILVVVGLAIPKDAPNADAAWELIDYLTKPETQVKVLEKVGFFPTVKEASGALPEGPLKILAEGVAAQAGTPDAVVAMIPNLGAKGGEFKDVYRTAFERIVLKGEDPATVTKELGPKLKGLFDEVGIEVP, from the coding sequence ATGGCTTTTGCCATTGTGGCAAGCGGCTGTATAGGCGGACAAAAGGAGGAAGCAAAAGTTCTTTGGCTGTCAACACAGCTCAATCCGCCCGAGGAGAGAGTTTTTGTCCAGGATGAGCTTTTGAGCAAATTTACAGATGAGACAGGGATTGAGGTAGAGTTTGTTCCAATTTCTTATTCGGACTTGTCCATGAGGCTTGAGAGTGAAGTGCAAACTGGAAAGGTTACCATTGATCTCATTGGTGAGCTCCACGGTGGATTGGACTACTTTAACTCTAAGGGATGGCTCATGGATTTAAGCGACAAAAAGCTCGAAGGAAGGACTTTCATATCAACCTTCGAAAAGTACTCAACAATAGGTGGAAAGAAAGTGTACATCCCATGGATGAGCGCTACATACGTCATGGTTGTCAACAAGAAAGCCTTTGACTACCTCCCCGATGGGCTTACAAAGGATGATGTGATGAAGGGAACTGATAAGTGGACCTACGATGCGTTCTTAGAGTGGGCTAAAAAGCTAAAAGAAGAGACAGGTTCACCACAAGTTGGCTTCCCGGCAGGACCAAAGGGACTCTTCGTTAGATTCCTCCATGGATACATCTATCCAGCATACACAGGCTATCAAGCTAAAGCATTCGACTCATCCGATGCAGCTCCAATGTGGAACTATCTCAAAGAGCTCTGGCCATACGTGCACCCATCGAGCACCACTTGGGATGCTATGAGCGACCCACTTCTCAAAGGAGAGGTTTTAATTGCTTGGGATCACACTGCGAGAATAAAGACTGCTATAGTTGAGAAGCCAGACGACTTCGTAGTAGTTCCCGTTCCAAGAGGGCCAAAAGGAAGAGGATTCATCTTAGTCGTGGTTGGCTTGGCAATTCCAAAGGATGCTCCAAACGCAGATGCTGCTTGGGAACTCATCGACTACCTAACAAAGCCTGAGACTCAAGTTAAAGTCCTTGAGAAAGTTGGATTCTTCCCAACAGTTAAGGAAGCGAGTGGAGCTTTACCCGAGGGGCCGCTAAAGATATTGGCAGAGGGTGTAGCCGCTCAAGCAGGAACACCTGATGCAGTAGTTGCCATGATCCCGAACTTGGGAGCAAAGGGAGGAGAATTCAAGGATGTCTATAGAACGGCATTCGAGAGAATCGTCCTAAAGGGAGAAGACCCAGCCACAGTCACCAAAGAGCTTGGGCCAAAGCTCAAAGGGCTCTTTGATGAAGTAGGAATAGAGGTTCCATGA
- a CDS encoding carbohydrate ABC transporter permease — protein sequence MERKSLLPYLLILPAFAYLLFFVGYPLVQALFLAFTKNGVFSLDTVRKTISDYYFWSALKYTIALAIAIVPTQLALAVVLALIMNRFFRGRDLAIYALVIPLTISDVAAGLIWYSMLSPYGFLNKLLINIGIISQPIYFFGYQFRSMEFLAIVLAEVWRATSIVFVIILAGLQMISKEYLEAADVFGASYWMKLRRIVIPMLKPSIQSALIIRTLFAMQVFGIVWILAGRDIPVLAGEGFYQLTEIHDYGVASIYALVIAGLSILLGALYIKFLRAEYLEVKV from the coding sequence ATGGAGAGGAAGTCTCTTCTCCCCTATCTTTTAATTTTACCCGCTTTTGCTTACTTATTGTTCTTTGTTGGTTATCCTTTAGTTCAGGCTCTATTTTTGGCATTCACTAAAAATGGTGTATTTTCTTTAGATACCGTTCGCAAAACTATTAGTGATTACTACTTTTGGAGCGCCCTCAAATATACAATCGCTTTGGCCATTGCTATAGTCCCTACTCAACTGGCTTTGGCGGTTGTTCTTGCTCTAATCATGAACCGCTTTTTTAGGGGTAGGGATCTGGCCATATATGCTTTGGTGATTCCCCTTACAATAAGCGATGTTGCTGCCGGTTTGATCTGGTATTCTATGCTCTCACCCTACGGCTTCCTGAACAAGCTTTTAATAAATATTGGAATCATAAGCCAGCCAATTTACTTTTTCGGCTATCAATTCAGGAGCATGGAGTTCTTGGCTATAGTCTTGGCAGAGGTTTGGAGAGCCACTTCGATAGTTTTCGTAATAATCCTCGCCGGATTGCAGATGATAAGCAAAGAGTACCTTGAGGCAGCGGATGTCTTTGGGGCCAGCTACTGGATGAAGCTTAGGAGAATCGTTATCCCCATGCTAAAGCCCAGCATACAGAGTGCCCTAATCATTAGAACGCTCTTTGCTATGCAGGTCTTCGGTATAGTATGGATTTTGGCCGGTAGGGATATTCCCGTTTTGGCCGGAGAAGGATTTTACCAGCTCACGGAGATTCACGACTATGGGGTGGCCTCTATATATGCCCTCGTCATAGCAGGCCTCTCCATACTCCTTGGGGCTTTGTACATAAAGTTCCTTAGGGCTGAATACCTGGAGGTGAAGGTATGA
- a CDS encoding Gfo/Idh/MocA family protein — protein MKKINFGIISYAHPHALRYAQMIGENRKARLYAISGDGSNSDVARGEAKKYKARFYDDYEALLKDESIDAVYIAIETYRHKEVAIRAAEEGKHILLEKPIALTLDDADEIIKVAKKNGVKLMVPFNPRFTTPLIRAKLMIEAGEIGELEYINAISEYVKPPIFLQGLDMSWFLDIDKSGGGGFMDTAPHGIDSLLWLIKSEPKKIYAEIGSKLYGFPVDDIGTALLEFKNGVIALLSAGWGNPRGYSYGLEIKYYLVGKEGFLDVRTAYPDFTVYQERAEKIYWERPDVKSIVSSFINSILKDEEPPITGEDAKKNLAIVLAAYESSKHGKAIKLSF, from the coding sequence ATGAAAAAGATTAACTTTGGGATAATAAGCTACGCCCACCCCCACGCTTTGAGGTATGCTCAAATGATAGGGGAAAATAGGAAAGCCCGTCTTTATGCAATTTCCGGGGATGGTTCGAACTCAGATGTGGCAAGAGGGGAAGCTAAGAAGTACAAAGCTAGGTTTTATGACGATTATGAGGCTCTATTGAAGGATGAGAGCATAGATGCTGTTTACATAGCCATTGAAACTTACAGACACAAGGAAGTCGCAATAAGGGCTGCGGAAGAGGGGAAGCATATTCTCCTAGAGAAGCCCATTGCTTTAACGCTTGATGATGCGGATGAAATAATCAAGGTTGCAAAAAAGAATGGTGTTAAGCTGATGGTTCCATTCAACCCGCGCTTCACAACGCCCCTAATTAGGGCCAAGCTAATGATAGAAGCAGGTGAAATAGGGGAACTTGAGTACATAAACGCCATCTCAGAATACGTCAAGCCTCCAATATTCCTCCAAGGCCTCGATATGAGCTGGTTTTTGGACATAGATAAATCAGGCGGAGGAGGCTTTATGGACACAGCTCCTCACGGTATAGACTCTCTCCTCTGGCTCATAAAGAGCGAACCTAAAAAGATCTATGCGGAAATAGGGTCAAAGCTCTATGGCTTTCCTGTTGATGATATTGGAACTGCCCTCTTAGAGTTCAAAAATGGGGTCATAGCGCTTTTAAGTGCTGGTTGGGGCAATCCAAGGGGCTACTCATATGGACTTGAAATAAAATACTATCTGGTTGGAAAAGAAGGCTTTTTGGACGTTAGGACAGCTTATCCTGACTTTACAGTTTATCAGGAGCGGGCTGAGAAGATCTATTGGGAAAGGCCGGATGTAAAGAGCATAGTGTCTTCATTTATCAACTCCATCCTAAAAGATGAAGAGCCTCCGATAACAGGAGAGGATGCTAAAAAGAACTTAGCGATAGTTTTAGCAGCTTACGAGTCTTCAAAGCATGGAAAGGCAATTAAACTCTCCTTCTAA
- a CDS encoding carbohydrate kinase family protein: MIFAIGEVLIDVIAKEEGPLKDVKSFEKHPGGAPANVAVGIARLGISSALISKVGRDPFGEFLIEKLREESVNTSYISVDEEKHTGIVFVQLIGAKPEFILYDGVAYFNLKKEDVDYSFTQNAEILHFGSVLFAREPSRGTAFDVLKEAKGKVPLSYDVNIRLDLWRGREDEMLRDLEKGLKLADIVKIGDGELAFLEERGINLEDFDFKLVAITKGSEGSELIHNNINVNVPAYDVRPVDTTGAGDAFMAALLTSLHYLGKLESLKLKREELLTIGRFANLVAALSTLKRGAWSVPTVDELKKYEEGRKVLL; encoded by the coding sequence ATGATATTCGCTATTGGGGAGGTTTTGATTGACGTAATAGCCAAAGAAGAAGGGCCCTTAAAGGATGTTAAGAGCTTTGAGAAGCACCCTGGGGGAGCACCAGCCAATGTGGCTGTAGGAATTGCACGCTTAGGCATTAGCTCTGCTTTGATAAGCAAAGTTGGCAGGGATCCTTTTGGGGAGTTTTTAATCGAAAAGCTCAGGGAGGAAAGCGTTAATACTTCTTACATCTCTGTTGATGAGGAAAAGCACACTGGGATTGTATTTGTTCAACTTATTGGAGCAAAACCGGAGTTTATTCTCTACGATGGAGTGGCATACTTCAACTTGAAAAAGGAGGATGTTGATTATTCCTTTACTCAAAATGCTGAAATTCTCCACTTTGGAAGCGTTCTCTTTGCGAGAGAACCAAGCAGAGGAACAGCGTTTGATGTCCTCAAGGAAGCTAAAGGAAAAGTACCTTTAAGCTATGACGTGAACATTCGCCTTGACCTGTGGCGTGGAAGGGAAGATGAGATGCTTAGAGACCTTGAGAAAGGGCTAAAACTTGCGGATATTGTTAAAATAGGCGACGGTGAGCTGGCTTTCTTGGAGGAGAGAGGAATAAATTTAGAAGACTTTGACTTTAAGCTCGTGGCGATTACAAAAGGCTCTGAGGGTAGCGAACTAATACATAATAATATTAATGTAAATGTGCCCGCGTATGATGTAAGGCCAGTTGACACGACTGGGGCAGGAGATGCATTTATGGCCGCTCTTTTGACGTCTCTGCACTATTTAGGCAAGCTTGAAAGCTTAAAGCTTAAAAGAGAGGAGCTCTTGACAATAGGTCGCTTTGCCAATCTTGTTGCTGCACTTTCGACGCTCAAAAGAGGGGCTTGGAGCGTTCCAACTGTGGACGAGCTTAAAAAGTATGAAGAAGGAAGAAAAGTGCTGCTTTAG